Proteins encoded by one window of Lycium barbarum isolate Lr01 chromosome 11, ASM1917538v2, whole genome shotgun sequence:
- the LOC132619020 gene encoding uncharacterized protein LOC132619020, translating to MMMHFRDRDTPRPHLEIVSDKRNPNAKVLALEVQPPVIGAFSLDGELSTLHLAEWSKKETKDVMSHFSGKATVMDVPLLKSAIHREVVPTESSHPNGCFNNWSVPPSGFGKVCYTPGYWEWVEDVLPRYKVVLERVKVYDAIYASLFTYDYDDNVLHAFCELWRPSTNTLSTFVGEMSISLWDLRTIAGLPIHGSFYDEVVPSAKELTQMDNQGKPWLPKSCLYLFSAFYKLAEGGRHEVSIHDWVKFWFRGPSRYAEPPQKASKGRATKPRLNHNPSGHIDMNYLPRTDEEHAPFVELGVEDLLRDETNLSAFLTCWLCKFVLSHKKIDYVRASIFKVASLMAHGEKFSLAVPVLASIYRGLREISTSPDLKQGDIIFPIHYVYGWLGEYFKTHHRANHSHRSIPLCKIFGEKMAKYFNFSDARKLFQQDDARHLHHLALLQGRELYFTDTGDLSDSWNDTIISLRSSYVTLRHDADLIVESYSPYRFSRQFGFCQDIPGDLMERPYDGTLLTLAQLWNSSIRLGTSSKVIIPVRPSEGSSPLMTREYMEWWLANRTNPSEMSPRIISQKSKQDHTPMLSKRGPTRMKEKSHPSSKSEVQLNDTP from the coding sequence ATGATGATGCACTTTCGTGATCGCGATACGCCGCGTCCTCATCTAGAGATAGTGAGCGACAAACGAAATCCGAACGCCAAAGTCCTTGCCTTGGAGGTTCAACCTCCAGTGATCGGTGCTTTCTCACTTGACGGAGAGCTTTCTACACTTCATCTTGCTGAATGGTCTAAAAAGGAGACCAAAGACGTCATGAGCCACTTCTCAGGAAAGGCCACTGTTATGGACGTCCCTCTGTTGAAGTCCGCAATTCATCGAGAAGTCGTGCCCACTGAATCTTCTCATCCCAATGGATGTTTCAACAACTGGAGTGTCCCGCCTTCTGGTTTCGGAAAAGTTTGCTACACACCCGGCTACTGGGAGTGGGTGGAAGATGTGCTTCCTCGCTATAAGGTAGTCTTGGAGCGTGTCAAAGTTTACGATGCCATCTACGCTTCTTTGTTTACATATGATTATGATGACAACGTACTGCATGCATTTTGTGAGCTTTGGCGTCCGTCTACCAATACGCTTTCCACTTTCGTCGGGGAGATGTCTATCTCGCTTTGGGACTTACGAACAATTGCAGGACTTCCCATTCACGGATCTTTTTATGATGAAGTTGTTCCTTCGGCGAAAGAATTGACGCAAATGGACAATCAGGGGAAACCATGGCTCCCCAAGAGCTGTCTATACTTGTTTTCAGCCTTTTACAAACTTGCCGAAGGTGGCCGCCATGAGGTGTCCATCCATGATTGGGTGAAATTTTGGTTTAGAGGACCAAGCAGGTACGCGGAACCTCCACAAAAGGCGTCGAAAGGTCGTGCAACGAAGCCAAGATTGAATCACAATCCTTCCGGGCATATTGACATGAATTACTTACCACGAACCGATGAGGAGCATGCCCCCTTCGTCGAGCTAGGAGTGGAAGATTTACTTAGAGATGAGACGAATTTGTCGGCTTTCCTAACATGTTGGCTCTGCAAGTTTGTTCTCTCCCATAAGAAAATTGATTATGTGCGTGCTAGCATTTTTAAAGTGGCGAGCTTGATGGCTCATGGAGAGAAATTCTCTTTGGCAGTCCCAGTCCTTGCGAGCATATATCGGGGCTTGAGAGAGATCTCTActtctccagacttgaagcaggGGGATATAATTTTCCCCATACACTATGTATATGGCTGGCTAGGAGAATATTTTAAGACCCATCATCGTGCTAATCACTCACATCGGAGTATACCTTTATGCAAGATTTTTGGCGAGAAGATGGCCAAATACTTCAATTTTTCTGACGCCCGAAAGTTATTTCAACAAGATGATGCCCGCCACCTCCATCATTTGGCGTTGCTACAAGGTAGGGAATTATACTTCACCGATACTGGCGATCTCTCAGATTCATGGAACGATACTATCATAAGCCTTCGTTCGAGCTATGTTACACTTAGGCATGATGCGGATCTCATCGTGGAGTCCTATAGCCCTTATAGGTTTAGCAGACAATTTGGTTTTTGTCAAGACATCCCTGGAGACCTCATGGAGCGACCATACGATGGCACATTGCTAACACTAGCACAACTTTGGAATTCTTCAATTCGCCTTGGAACCTCTTCAAAAGTCATAATTCCGGTGCGCCCATCAGAAGGTAGTTCGCCTTTAATGACTCGTGAGTACATGGAATGGTGGCTAGCCAATCGGACAAATCCATCAGAAATGAGTCCTCGaattatttcacaaaaatcaaagCAAGATCATACACCTATGTTGTCCAAAAGAGGTCCGACTCGAATGAAAGAAAAATCGCATCCTTCTTCTAAGTCCGAGGTGCAACTTAATGATACTCCGTAA